From the genome of Pseudomonadota bacterium:
ATGAGTCCAACGAAGATTATTTTTATACGAGACCGCTTATTTGGAAGATAAGCAGACTTGTCGATGATCGAATTGAGCCACTGATTATTGAAAGAAAACATGATGATAGTGGTTTTTTGGAAGAGATAATAAAAACAGGGGTTGTGATATAGTCGGATAACCATCTTTCACACCCAAACCAAAACCTTCTTCGCCGCTGCCTACGAAGTTAAAGGCTTAGGCCGCAAACCCAGCACACCAAGCCATCCTCTAAAGCTGAAAACGTCAGCGTCACCTGGGGATCTATCGCATGAAGAAAATTGTCATTTGCGCCGATGGCACCTGGAATCGCCCCGAAAAAAACTCAAGCAAAGATTTTCCCAGCAACGTTCTGCGCCTGGCCCGCGCCATTCAACCTCACGGCAGCGATAATACTTCCCAGCAGGTTTTTTACGATTGGGGTATCGGCTCCTACTACGACCCCATCATCAAAAACAAACACTCCCACCCTTCCCGGGAGATCGCCTTTGTCGGTGCCTGGGATACGGTTGGCTCAATGGGGATTCCGATCTCATTTCTCGGCCTTTTTTCCGACAGCGACGAATTTTACGATACCAAACTTGGTAAAAACACCCACATCGCCCGTCACGTCCTGGCAATCGACGAACAGCGCTCCGATTTCATTCCTACCATCTGGCAGCCGCGTCCCAATCTCGATTTGAAACAGGTCTGGTTTGCCGGCTCCCACAGCGATATCGGCGGCAGCTATAAACCCGATAAAGACGGCTCACTTTTAGCCGACAACTCTGCATAACTCTCGTCGAAGTTTTTACCGCATCAAAGAAAAACATCACCGTTCTCTGGAAAACCCTGGCATTCCGACCCTGATCCACGAATCCGTAAAAACCCGTTTTCTCCAAGATGAAAAATACCGCCCGCCCAACCTTGTCGCCTACCTCGATGAAAACGGCTGGCCGGATCAAGCCTGAGAACCGGTAAATATCGACTGTATCACATTCCCTTTCAGATTTGTCACCGACAGTCTGATTATGTCTTCTTCCCGGCGGTTTGAAGATGTAAATATTACTGGTCTATTTTCTTCCCTTAAAGAATTTATTATACCACACGACATCTATTCTGACAAACACCGCAGGTACGGTTTTCTCTCATTTATACTGTTTCGCAATTTTCCGAATGATGTGCAGATCCCGCATTATTTTTCAAAAACAAACATCGCGAAAGATCGAGTTAAGTATACTGTCCCCGTAATTATTGTCCCCGTAATTACAAAAATTAAGTTGACATTGTTCCGCGCATGTGAGACCATGTCTTACGATATGGAGAAGGAGGTTTATGCTATGGATACTGCCACTACCACTATTACTATTCGTCTTCCTGAGGAGATGAAGGAATCTCTCCAGGAGTTGTGCAAGTCTGAAAATAAGGCTCTCAGTGATCTTGTCCGTGAATCTTTAAAAAACTATCTGGCTGTTAAACGCTTCAGAAAATTACGGTCAAAGACACTTCCTTTTGCGGAAGTTTCCGGATATCTTATTGATGAAGATGTGTTCAAGGCATTAACTTGAATATTGTTATTGATTCAAATGTCTATATCGCCGCGTTTGCAACCCATGGTGTCTGCCATCTGTTGTTGGAGAATTGCATCGTTAATCATGAAATTTTCATAAGTGAATTCATCATTCGTGAAGTGAAAGAAAAGCTGACCGGGAAAATAAAATTGCCGGTTGATACCGTTAGTGAAATTATTGATTATTTACGTTGTCAAGCCATTCTGGCAGCCCCCCTGGAAAAAGTATCAGGAATATCTCGAGACCCGGATGATGATAATATCATTGCTTTAGCTATTGCGGTTAAGGCAGACTATGTAGTCAGTGGCGATAAAGATCTTCTTGACTTGAAAAAATACCGA
Proteins encoded in this window:
- a CDS encoding putative toxin-antitoxin system toxin component, PIN family, which gives rise to MNIVIDSNVYIAAFATHGVCHLLLENCIVNHEIFISEFIIREVKEKLTGKIKLPVDTVSEIIDYLRCQAILAAPLEKVSGISRDPDDDNIIALAIAVKADYVVSGDKDLLDLKKYRSIPIVSPKNFSEILRS
- a CDS encoding ribbon-helix-helix domain-containing protein codes for the protein MDTATTTITIRLPEEMKESLQELCKSENKALSDLVRESLKNYLAVKRFRKLRSKTLPFAEVSGYLIDEDVFKALT
- a CDS encoding nucleotidyltransferase domain-containing protein, with translation MDKTEVIAKLKEYKKLLSKQMKFDDIVLFGSYAKGTQKEDSDVDVAIILDESNEDYFYTRPLIWKISRLVDDRIEPLIIERKHDDSGFLEEIIKTGVVI